TACTCAGGCCTCTTGGCAATCTGTTCTAGCAAAAGCCTTTTCTGAAGCGGTTTCAAAATTAAGCGGACCCTTCTTTTTTGCTGCGTTCCCACGAAATATCAAATTGTCTCAGCCACTCCTCAATCACCAGGAGATCATGCCTCACCGTTCTGGATGAAATCTGATATTTGTCTGTGAAAGTCTCGATGGGCAGGTAACTGGCAGTTTCTATAAGCTGCTGAAGAATTTGCTGCTGTCTGCTGCTTAACATGTACAAT
This Paenibacillus larvae subsp. larvae DNA region includes the following protein-coding sequences:
- a CDS encoding HTH domain-containing protein, which gives rise to MLSSRQQQILQQLIETASYLPIETFTDKYQISSRTVRHDLLVIEEWLRQFDISWERSKKEGSA